tacaggacgccgacatgcggcaaggcaacgggccgtttcgcgttacaaagcgctttctcaagcctctgacGTAAGAGGCGTGAGAAAGCGCTTTGTagtgcgaaacggcccgttgccttgccgcatgtcggcgtcctgtaccTGCACCCGCACCGAATAAAGAAAGTATTGATGTACCACACTGGAGATATACACACTCATACCTTACCTTTTGTAATTCCAAGCGATTGTCTTCTTGAATTTGCTTGTTCCTGTCTTTCAAATCTTTCTCATTAAGATgaccaattccttttttctccagCGCCTACAGAAACATAAGCCAACAATTAGATAAGATCTTGTTTGGGAGGGCAGAAAGTCAGCAGTCTGTATTACACATAACACAGTTATGATCTCACCTTGCCCCAGATGAATGTGCCCAGTAGATTATTATCTCCAAATGGGTTGTCTGTGTTGGTGTATCCCATGTACTCCTCTCCCCAACCCATCTTCTCCCGTTTCTTGCGTTCCTTGGCCTCCTTCTTGGCCAAGCGCCTGGCTCTTTTTTCCTCTGGAGTTTCAATCGCCTTCATTAtctcagttttcttttttttctcctcctTTTGTTTCAGACGTTCTTGCAGAGTCAGGCCAGAATTAGATAAGTCACTCGGGCTCTGAGATCTAGCCGCAGATGAAGAGGAGACAGAAGACACTGAGCACCTTGACCTTGATTTTTGCCGTGTTTTTCGTGCTCTGCTGCTTTCTTCTTCGGATGAAGATTTGTTCCTCTTAtttttatctctgcttcttcctctAACTTTTCTTCTTTCACCAGAAGAAGAGCTTAAACAGAGAAGACAAGATAAGTGTAATTATTCTGTAAAACAGTATAAATATTCAACAACTTTTCAAATAGAGATTTCTGATAGTGAACCAACTTTCTAAACATGGCATTCCCTTTTTTCATTTGATGTACTGCAAATGTAGACCCACAGAAAATAATGTGATAATGACAAAAATTGCCGTTTTTTCACCATTcaagttaaatttttttaaaaaagaggaATTccataataagaaaaaaaaaaagtctcgacCATAAACCTGTGGAAGTTGTTACCACaccagaaatctaccaccagaatcgagggttgtaaaccaagcacactgccatACTTGTGTGTTCCCCCACTAGTAGGATCCGCTCTTATATAAGCTTtatatgcccttatttttaagaaaaaaataggcTTTTAAATCACCAAATTAGCCTGCGGTgatccaggctctattaacacctatggagcccggagcccggagcccctcaagctcatttgcaaaattttagaagtcttttaatacaaaaaaaaaaacaaaaaaaacaaaaaaaaaaaaaacagggcattagaatctaaaagaagaacagttactgccagagggggcacacaccattatgtcagtgtgcttagtttgcaatccttcaacctggtggtagatgtcctttaagtcttcCGTTTAAGCCGCCAAGTCTTAAAAACCTCCCTGCCAGTGCTCCTGGACCCATACCTACTGAGAGGCACCAACCTCTTAGATTCGGGCacaatctctgccaggtcagacTAAGACTGTTGTGATAAGGAATATGATGATGATATTGAATTGTAGTCAGTCCACTTTATACCACTCAACCAGGTAATAATCTAGAACAGACAACCTCTGTTCTTTCCCAGAGATGAAACCTCCTTTATTGGATTTCAGGCCCAGAGATGCCCAGACATTGACAATGGTGTTCATAACAATGGTGATAGCTCTGGCTTGAACATATAGGTGAATGTACTACGATACCCAGATATTATACCTCCATCTATATATCGTCCATTCAGCCCCACATATCAGTCAGCTTTCCTTGGATTCAGGCCTGCATCCCTTCATGCCCTTCTTTTCTAACCATACAGCCTTCTCTTCCTATACCATATTTTTTACATTGACTAACAATGATAAATGAAATTTCATTAGCTTTATTTGGTGATTAGAGGACGCGGTTATTATGGTGAAAACTTCTCTTTGAAATGCAGAGAGTTAGTTGTGTGCCAGGATATCCCCATTTAGACATTTGTCTCTACACAGACAATAGCCATAAACTAGATAGAATGGTTTCATTTATCACACTACTAGTTAGAATTTTTAATAGATACTTGAAATATCTTATCTTTCCTGCTCTCATTTACAAATCATATAGAACAACTCCATTGTAAGATCAATGTATACAGTGCATCTAGACAAGatttaaaacaatataaaaatatatgcctACAAAGATCAGGTTTGACATGGTAGAGATTGTTGTTTTGGTCTGCACTGATTTTCTGGATCATAGTAAATGAGGCAGCTCAATTTTAGGGCAGAAAACAGCCTAAACTGGTGAGAAATGGGATATTTATGTACCTTCCCTGCCAGAAAAGTGGCAGCatagtaaatctccccctatattttGTGACTGGACCCAACACAAATGTCTGGCAAGTCACCTAACAGCTAAATCTTTCAGCGGCAATATTCACAGACTTCCCAGACAAGCAACTGTCGGCATGAAATCAATCTGAAGTCTACAGTAGATTGGGGTAGTGGCCAGGGGTGAAGATTTGAGAAGGGGTGCCCTTTAGGTCCTAGCAATCATACACTGATGACCTATCCAGTGAAGATGTGTTTTTTGGGATAACCATTTTATAAGGACTTTACATATGGATGGATATTTAAAAGATTTATAGGTAGAAGTGACTGCTCTAGCACCAGTGCAAAATTGCAGCTTTCCAGGTCCATTTCTCAACACAGAGGAAATATCTGGAACTCCCTAATCACCCAATCATTAGCCAAGATGGTGACAATTCCCTATGTGTCAGGAATCAATAATACCAATGGAAGATTTTTTTTAGAGGCACTGTATATGGGCTGCTTTACTACCCAccaaataataatacattacacGACACATTCAGTACCGTGTTGTGTTCCATCTTCCACCTTAAAGGAATTGTCAAGaggttgaaaaaaaaatacaccttACTTTCACCCCCAAAGAGAAAGCTGGGTTTGGGTTTTTCTCTCCGAAAGTAGACTAATAAGGTAACAGTCAGACAAAGGAAATGTATATATTTCCTAATAGCATGGGCATAATCTGTAGTTTTGAGCCCCCACTAACAGGATAGAATCAGGGGATTGCCATAACTCTCTTGTGAATTTTGTGTCAGGTATAATTTTTTGGAGAAGTAGCAGAGACAAAACAAAACAGTGCTCATAGGGTGATATTGTCCAAATTCAGATGTATAGTGTAGTTGGTTAGTGCTCACTTGATGGAGTTGTGCTCAGCACAAGGCACAACTCTATTTGAGGCGTGTAGGGTAGTGGTCAGAGGTGCAGCCGATGTCTTTGTGTTCTCCAAACTCAGGGTGCTGGACCGCTTGGAGTCAGGCAATAGGTTCACGGGGGTCAAGGACGAGAGGTGCACAACAAGACCGGGGATTTTTCTAAAGGTTTTATTAGTTTTAAAAAAAGACCGTACAGAAAGTCACAGCACTTTTCGGGGATCAGGCATCCCCTATTTCAAGTGAAATTATAATTCCTGTtaattaacaggttaactgccataattggtgccagcaccaaccatgGCAGCGACCGGTGGGTGTCAGCTaagttatacagctgacacctgctgtgtatgaatAGAGCTCAGCCCATGAGGGGTTCAAAGAACTTAGGTTCCTAAAAGAATAATGCTACTGGCATTATTGCCAAGTTTTATAGCGATTATCTGCGTTTTGGATTTCTAAATTGTTGACGGATTTATCTAGAACGGCATATATTTGCCTTCTTATTATCAGTTAATAAGAATAGGTGATAGCAGCAAAGGCTAGTTGGAGTAGAATTTAGTCTAAAGATGCCATCAAGAGAACAGCACAGGCCTTATTGTTCCCTACAATACAGAGCTGCAGATCTAAGACAGCTATTCGTCATCCTTACCTGGATTTCTTATGTCCTTTCTTTTTACTTCCTGGATCATTTCGATTTCTGGAACGGTCTCTGGATTTTTTTCTCCCCCGCTTGTCTTTACCTCTAGAACAGGCAAGATGCAGCTCTTTCTCCTGACTGCTGGATAGGCCCTGAGGCTTTCTTTGCTTAGTCCTTTCTTGACTGCTTGATCGACCATGGTCCTTTCTTTGCCTGTTTTCGAGAAGGTTTGGGTAGGCATGATGCCTCCTGTTCCGAGAGCTCTCCTGACTGCTGGAACGTGCACGGTTGTTTTTTTGCTTAGAGGATTTTTTACTGCTGGAATGGCCATATTGCCTTTTATTGCCCTGACTTTCTGGACTACTAGATTGGGCGCGGTGCTGCCTTTTGCCCTGGTATTCTCGACTACTTGAATGGGCCCGATGCTTTCTTTTATCCCAGCTGTCCTTACTACTAGATCGGGCTTGATGCCGGCTTTTGCTCTGGCTTTCCCCACTATTGGATCGAGCATGATGCTTTCTTTTACCCGGGCTTTCCCGACTACTGGAACGAGCACGATGCCTTCTTTTACCCAGGCTTTCCCGACTACTGGAACGAGCACGATGCCTTCTTTTACCCGGGCTTTCCCGACTACTGGAACGAGCACGATGCCTTCTTTTACCCGGGCTTTCCCGACTACTGGAACGAGCACGATGCCTTCGTTTACCCGGGCTTTCCCGACTACTAGAACGAGCATGATGCCTTCGTTTACCCGGGCTTTCCCAACTACTAGATCGATCATGATCCCTTCTTATGCCCTCACTTTCCCGACTCCTGGACCTGGCATGATGCCGCCTTTTGTCCTGTCTTTCCTGATTCCGGGATCGAGCACCATGCCTCATTAGGCTGGTCTTATCCTCACTGCTGGAGCGGGCAGCATGCTTGCTGGGGCCGGTACTGTCCTCACTGCTGGAGCGGGCAGCTGGCTTCAAGGGGCCGGTCTTATCCCTGGGGCCGGTCCTCTCCTCACTGCTGGAGCGGGCAGCATGCTTCCTGGGGCCGGTCTTCTCCTCACTGCTGGAGCGGGCAGCGAGCTTGCTGGGGCCGTTCCTCTCCTCACTGCTGGATCCAACGTTATGCTTCCGACCTCCGTCTCCATCGTCAGCGATGGAGCCAGCTCTGGGTCTCGTCTTCGCGGCGTCATGGCTGCTGGAGCGGCCTCGGTACCGCGTCCTCTCATTGctgctggagcgtgtgcggctgCGGGGCTCATTGTCCTCAGAATCAGAGCTATCAGACCGCTCACAGTTTCGGCTTCGTCGCCACTTGTCAAATCGACGTCTCCGTACCGGAGACCGGGAACCCTGCGACATGCCTACAATGTGATAGGGTCCTTGTGGAGGGTGCCTTACCTATGCCGAATAAAATAATTTTCAAGAAGAAATAGTTTACCCTGCCTTATTTTGATGATAGTAGAAATGTGTTGAGATGTAACAATGGTATTAAAGGACTAACATTATTCTTTTTTTCAGCATTCCTCATTTTATCAGGCAGAACTAGGGACACTCATAAGGTCTTTCATGTAATAGAGCGGCCATGTTTGGACTCGTGCAAACGCCAAAGAGAGCGCCTCCTGGCGGCATGGAGGAGAAGCTAAAAATCCCGCCTGCAGATAGCGCCTCAAGAAGTCCATTTTTATTAGAGCATGATGGAAAGATAATACAATTGGTAACTGAAATATGACACATGTATTCTGGAAGCAAGGGAACCTAAAGATGTATTACTGCTCTAACCCATGTCAGTGTGGAAAGTTGTATACATTTCCCTCAGCCATCCCAAGACTTGTGCAGTCACATCCCACACTGTATTACTATAAACTGACCAGCCCACCCAAAGGGTAATGCCTATGCCTTACATTCCACATGTAGGAGAAAGGAGAAACTGTACAACAGTTTTTGATACAGCTGCAAGACCTATGGAAAAGACTATGTGAGAAAGACAAAGAGGGATGTACTGCAGTACCAGAGTCAGAACATATATTGCGTGACCATTTTGTAGGTGGTCTCCAGAACTACTATATGAAAGAGACTTTGAGGAACTATATTCATAGAATTAAATCTGCTTCCCTTATGGATGTTGTACGAGAAGCAATTGAAATACAAATGATAACGTACAAAATGTGTGTGAGACCATTGAAAGAGAGATCAATGttgtggacacattggggcacatttactaagggtccgcagccgcgaatccgtcgggtttttccccgAATATTTCACGGGATTGTCGCGACTTtcgcacgacagaaatcggggggcgtggccaccggacaacccgaaggattcggaaaaaccgcagaatttaaagagccatttgtgtcgcaagatcaagcactcatatacaccagaaaaaagcaggtgaacttcggcggacctcggggcagcagcgacacctggtgaatatcggcgcacggaccttagtgattcccggcagaacccgaatcagcgtcggagaacccgccgctggatcgcgactggaccgggtaagtaaatgtgccccattgggtactGTAActgaaacaatggggctcatttactaaccacactttcgtcggacatacagaggatttccattttgcgccgctggggttaaaaggggtttttggcgaacgcgatcATATTTT
The DNA window shown above is from Engystomops pustulosus chromosome 1, aEngPut4.maternal, whole genome shotgun sequence and carries:
- the CACTIN gene encoding splicing factor Cactin, coding for MSQGSRSPVRRRRFDKWRRSRNCERSDSSDSEDNEPRSRTRSSSNERTRYRGRSSSHDAAKTRPRAGSIADDGDGGRKHNVGSSSEERNGPSKLAARSSSEEKTGPRKHAARSSSEERTGPRDKTGPLKPAARSSSEDSTGPSKHAARSSSEDKTSLMRHGARSRNQERQDKRRHHARSRSRESEGIRRDHDRSSSWESPGKRRHHARSSSRESPGKRRHRARSSSRESPGKRRHRARSSSRESPGKRRHRARSSSRESLGKRRHRARSSSRESPGKRKHHARSNSGESQSKSRHQARSSSKDSWDKRKHRAHSSSREYQGKRQHRAQSSSPESQGNKRQYGHSSSKKSSKQKNNRARSSSQESSRNRRHHAYPNLLENRQRKDHGRSSSQERTKQRKPQGLSSSQEKELHLACSRGKDKRGRKKSRDRSRNRNDPGSKKKGHKKSSSSSGERRKVRGRSRDKNKRNKSSSEEESSRARKTRQKSRSRCSVSSVSSSSAARSQSPSDLSNSGLTLQERLKQKEEKKKKTEIMKAIETPEEKRARRLAKKEAKERKKREKMGWGEEYMGYTNTDNPFGDNNLLGTFIWGKALEKKGIGHLNEKDLKDRNKQIQEDNRLELQKVKQLRLEREREKAMREQELEMLQREKEAEHFKTWEEQEDNFHLHQAKLRSKIRIRDGRAKPIDLLAKYISAEDDDLAVEMHEPYTFLTGLTVSDLDDLLEDIQIYMELEQGKNVDFWRDMTTITEDEISKLRKLESSGKGPGERREGVNASVSTDVQAVFKGKTYSQLQVISQGIESKIKAGGPNLDIGYWESLLQQLRAFMARARLRERHQDVLRQKLFKLKQEQGVESEPLFPIVKQEPNSPDEREESLSEQPSSSTAATAPPEESKETAEEEGKDDAGESVLMEEDLIQQSLNDYDAGRYSPKLLTNQELPFDAHVVDFEEDQQRLVLCRQQMQVTGDASESPEDIFIRKAKEGMDGDEAQFSVEIPVTSKAYLWADKYRPRKPRFFNRVHTGFEWNKYNQTHYDFDNPPPKIVQGYKFNIFYPDLIDKRSTPEYFLEACQDNKDFAILRFHAGPPYEDIAFKIVNREWEYSHRHGFRCQFSNGIFQLWFHFKRYRYRR